CTCTTCCAGCTCTTGGTGAACCCTGTGAACATTTACGAGGAGGAGAAGATGGTAATACTGTATAGCATGGTAGGTGAGTGCTGGGCCAAGACCAGCTGGTGTCTGACCTATTGCCCTCTTGAGGGGGGTGATTCAAGGAGAGGAAGCCCCTCCTCGTTTAAGAAACAAAACGCAGTTCTCGCCTCTCCAAGGCTGTCTCCCCCCACAACCCATGTGATATGCTTCTAACCCCCACCACCCTCCTTCTCTCGCTGGGCTTCCACAAGGTGAGTACTCAGGGAAGGCTGCTTGGAGAAGGCATCTAAATGGAGACTTTATATCATTAAGTGCTGGGCTGCAAGAGAAGAAAGCCCACTTCACGTAGTTGAACCATCCAGAAAGTTGATTAGCTCAAGTAGCAAACAGGTTCAAGGCCAAGTGTTCTCAGAGTCTGGATCAGCCAGCAGCTCAGTAACCCCTCCAAGGTCCCAGGCCTACCGGTCTACCGGCCTGAGCCACAAGATGGCTGTACCTACTCCAGGCATCACTCCTTCACGCAGCAACATCAAAGACCAcatccttctttttaaaatttatttttactggaaaggcagatttacagagaggagaaaaaacagagagaaaaatccataGATTGGCTTActacccagatggtcacaatagccagagctgagcctatctgaagccaggagctgggagccttttccatgtcccccacgcaggtgcagggtcccaaggctttggaccatcctcgactgctttcccaagtcacaggcagggagctggaagggaagtggaacaaccaggacacaaaccagtgcacatataggATGCAAGTACTTttaggattagccacttgagtcATTGCCCCGGCCTGACCACATCCTTTTTCAGCAATACAGAAAACTTCCTGTAATCTCCCCCAGTAGACTCTGTCTCTCACATCTCTTTGGCCAAAACTGCAATATGGGGGTCAATACTGTGGTTCAGCCCcgttaagccactgccttgtAACATTACATCccctatgagcactggtttaagtccagGCTACTCTGCCTTTGACccagttcagttccctgctaaggtacctggtAGAGCAGCAGAGCGTGGCCCGAGTACTTAGAGTCCTGttagccacttgggagacccagataagagggtcaggctcctggcttccacataGCCTTGTCTTGATCATCACAACCATATGGGAAGCAAACAGCAGCTAgaagagcactctctctctctctgaaaatctacccttcagataaatataaatctttaaatttttaaatcttaataaataaataaatggactgCCAGGCGTGGCTACTCCAGAACCTATCCCAGGCAAAGGGAATAGAATCACCAAGTTTACTCAGTGAATTCTGCTGTCTTTATTATGATTATGTGGCTccagccaaaatcaggagcctggaactccttctgggtctcccacatggtgggtgCCTGAggccccagggacttgggccatcttgcgctgccttcccaggagtattaacagggtgctggatcagaagcagagccacaggAATTCCAACCAACGCTCCAATCTGGGATACCAGTGTGGCAGTTGGCGGCTTAGCTCACTGTACCACAAAACTAACCCCGGACTTCTGTTTGATATCAACAGGAAACTACTTTTTCTTTGGCCACGTTGCTCAAACATGTTCTTCCACTGGTGGCTTTTTACGTGGACTTTATCTTTCTGGTCATTTTCCTTTAGTAGGCCTCATTTTGCTTCTGTAACAGAGACTCATTTTCAGGGGGCAGTGACCAAGTGCAGTCTGCATCCAAACCCTAACCTTGCAGTCACTCTGCAGTAACCCCGtcaccatccccacccccacccaggcctGGGCCTCAGCATGGGGTCTGCAGCGGagaaggggggaggggtggcttgGTTTGtgccctcattttttttctttcctccacttccttccctttCTGGTTCTTCTGATATCAGAAAGGGGATTAGAAGAATGAGAGGAAAAGGGACAAATAGTCTCCAGTCGCCGATGCTGTTGGGACTCTGGTCTTTCAGCCCAGCTGGGCGGGCCTCCTGGGGCCTCCAGGGACTgtgaccccagccctgcccagcgtCCGCCTCCTGTGCCTGCCTGCTCCAATTGCCTCTATCCACTCCCAGAAAAGCTGCTTGTCTGGTCTCTGGACATGGCCTGGCTGGGGCCAAGTACCAGAAGCAAACAAGTCTCTACTCAGGGTGAGCCCCAGGCAGACACCTGCCGCCCTCCCAGGGCTCTGGTCAGCATGTAGGTCAGCTATGTGTCAGCCACTGTCCCCAGCCACAGTCCCTGGCCAGTAGGCCTTGGCTGGCTCGGACACACCTACATTCATGCCACCaaggggggcggggcagggcctGGCAATCTCCCTCAAATAAAACCCAGTTTGTGCCAGCCAGGGACAAGGCAGGGTGGCACCCCGACGATGACGAGGCTGGCCACAACCCTGTAGGATGAGGTAGAGCCAGCCATGCAGAGAATGGGGGCCAGAGGGAGGGCAGGCTCCTGCTGAggcttgaaagtcagaatgggcTTAGCATGTCCCAGGTCCCAGGAGGCAGCGGTGAGGGCTGCTTGAGCCGACAAGGGGCAGGTGGGCACCCTATTACTGGGTCTGGAGAGCCTGCGATGGGGTGGGGACCTCACCCTGGTGCAGTGGAAAGGACTCCTGAGCTGACCAAGGCTTTGACAAGGTCACTCACCTTGGCTGCCCAAGGACGTGGGCGAGACAGCTGTCGCCCCACTGAAAAGGGCTGGGGACTCTGGGGACAGGAAGGGGGCACTAGAGGGCAGCCTTGGCCTTGACTGGACACATGCCCCTCCCTACATGAGGCATCTTCTAGCTGCTTCCGTgcccagctcctcctgctccctgggcctggaGTGCCCACGTTGCCCCGCCTACGCATCTCCAGCCCCCTTGCCCACCACCCTCtgcccctccaccctgcccctgctggctcccagggccccgcCAGCACCTCCCCTTGTGCTTGGCACATGCTGTTGCTGTCATCTGTTTACTTGTCTGTCTCACTCCCTGGATAATGAGCGTCCCACAGACACCACGGGGAGACACACGTGGAAGCGCGGGGAGACACACGTGGACATGCGGGGACACGGGGATGGGCCAGCCAGTGCCCTGGGGGTCGGGACCATGGGGCTATGCAGGCTTTGACCTGTCctgtttctggaatgttctcttctctctctctctccctcctccttaaACACCAATGGCCAGTGTGAGTCCAGCGGGGACACAGGAGGTGTAGGCTCTCCTACCTTgcccaacacaaacacacacacacactaatataCTCTCCCCTGCCAACCACCAGTCACCTCTCTGTGCCCTGCTGGGACCAGCAGGTGGCTGAACGCTGTATCAGGCTGCAGGATGAATGAAGGCGTGCCCAGGGAGCTTGGTCATAGCCAGAGCTGACGGCCACATAATCGGGCTAACGGTGGTTCCCCCATGCAATGGAGGGCTTGTGGCAGCTCCCGTCCTGTGCTCTTCCACAGGTTTGGGGGCCGTGGGCTGGGGCACCTCCCCTCACATCCGCTGTGCCAGTATGCTGCTCGTTCCTAAGATGCTGGGCAAAGAGGGCAGGCTTTTTGTCCTAGGGTACGCCCTGGCTGCCATCTACGagggtgagtgagtgtgtgtgtattcctcGGTCAGTGACCCTGGGTGGGAGGTAGCCAGGCAGGGGGATGTCCAGTGGCCACTGGGCCTAGGGAAGAAGAGAAACTAGAAGCTTTTTTACCCCAGCTGCTCTGACCTGCTGTGTGTCCCTGAGAAAACTCCTCTCTCTggtagggaaaaaaaattcaaggattGAGCCACAGGTGCCTCAGCCCTCATGCTGCCACAGCTCTGGGGAAAGGGAGGGTGTGAGAGAGTAGCAGGCTGCACAGCCCCGTGACCCTCCCTTCCCCGGGGACCTCTTTCTACAGGTCCAGTGGCCAACCTGCGGCACAACCTCAATGAAGTGGTGGCGTCGCTGGGCTGCACCGTGGAGCTGCAGATCAACAACACACGCTTGGCCTGGCGCACATCCACCGCCCCGCTGCGGGCCGTGTTCAAGGACCTGTTGGTCAGCAGGGGCCCACTGTCTGGCTGTCACTCTGGGCCTAGTTTCCATTCCAGCATGGGATGTCTTTAGAACTCTTCCTGGTGCTGGCCTGAGGCACTGAACGTTAGCAGAGCCATCCCCCTCGTCTCCCAATACTGGGTGAACGATATTTGATTCTGGAAGTTGGGAACCTTGGCCTTGAACCCTTGGAAGCCTTGAGGAATGGGAAGTTTGGGAATTGAGTCGCTCCAGGGCTGGAGTTTGGGGGTTGGTTAGGAGGACTAAGGGAGGGGTACCTGGGGGCCCCCCGGAGGAAGGGGCGTTCAGACAGTAGGATGGAGGGTTGAAACCAAAGGACCACTGAGAGGTGAGGCTCTGGGCTGTGAGCGAGGGACCCAGGAGAGGGGCAGAGTAGCCCTGGGTGTGAGCTAAGGTCATGGGATGCAGGGCACAGCAGGACAGCGAACCCAGGCGTGTGTGTCTCTGGGCCTCTGCTGTTGgggggggagacctggaatgaggtCCAGAGCTTGACCTGGggcaaggagaggcagggagggcaggttTCAAGTGCTGTAGCTCTGAACCTCTCCCCCTCTCACCCCTCCACCACCAGAGCAGCAAAAACGCCCTGAGAGCAGAGACTCGCAACATCTCcacttcctttgaagaactggaCGCCCAGGTGCGCGGCGAGGACGGCTACACAGCTGAGGAGGCCGCTGGCACCGCGGAGGAGGCCTCAGCCCCAGGCTCAAGGGCCCGCGCGCTCCCTGTCTCCCGACTCCGCCTCTCCACCCAGCAGATGTACGAGATGAAAACCAAGCTGCGCTGCTACAGTGAGAGGAGTCCCTGGTGGGCAGTGGAGGGCCCAGGGTGGGGTGAGAGGTCGGCAGAGGCGCTGGGACTTGAGACGCCGCTTCTCCCTGTAGACATAGTGAACAaggccattctcagctgccaCGGCTGGTTCACTCAGAAACACCAACAGTGCCTGCAGCGCATCCAGGTCCCACTCCTCAaccacctgctctgcctgcccaTGAAGTTCAAGTTCTTCTGTAACATTGCCAAGGGTCAGCGCAAgagtgggagggcagggaggactgGGCTGGGAGCCAAGTCCTTGGGGACTGCTAAGGGTAGCTGTTTTGGAGGAGATTTGAGGTCTGAGGATCCAACACTGCTCACCGCTGACTGGCTTTGGGGCAGAGCAAAGCTCTGAGTGGCAACTCTCCCTCAGAAAGTGGGTGTCTTCCAACATTTGAGAGGATCATGCAGGTGAAGCGGGGCCAGAGCTGTCAGAGCTTGTGGCCTGTTAGCATCAGTGTTTGCCTCCTccaagaagggaggagagggcaaAACATGGGGCAGTAGAAGTCACAGGCCAGGATACACAGAACACCTggaggggagctggctgggctgggcaccgGGCCGCCCTCACCACCCAGCCTGTCCGCCAGTGATGGGGGTTTGGTGCCGCAGCCGCATCCCAGTGGAAGGGAACTTCGGGCAGACCTACGACTCCCTCAACCAATCTGTGCGAGGCCTGGACCATGAATTTTCAGCAGACATTGACATCAAGGTGCAAGCCATGCTGAAtgtggggtgggatgggatgggggaggagggagctttAGGGGACAGGGCTGGAAGAAGGACAAATGTGATGTGAGGGAGGCCCAAAAGGGTGTGAAAGAGGGGTGCTGGGTGGGGGACCGTGCTGATGCTGGGGCtggtgggtgtggggtggggctcAGCAGCACACATAGGCTTAGCCAGGGCATGGAGTGTAGCCAGGCAGTGTTGGGGTGGGAGAAAGAAGGGACCGCTCCTGAGGGTCCTGTGAAGTTCTGGGTCTTGGAGGGGTGTGTGCGGCGGGGAGAGGCATGGCAAAGCAGCCCGCTCGGCTCTGTCCTCCCCCAcccaggaagagaagcagagcgGGCTGCTGGGCCTCAACATGAGTTGGCAGCACGTGAGCACTGAGGTGCGGGACTACGTGGAGCGCCAGGAGGCCCAGCTGGAGTGGGCCCTGAGCCTGCTGCACACACTGCTCTCCTGCGCCTTCCTGCTGGTCCTGCATGCGTGAGCCTGGGTCCCCCTACCAGTCACAACCCCTTCCGCTGGGGTTGGGGAATGATACAGGGAACTGTGTGTAACATGGCCATTCTGTCCCTGTCCCCAACCCTTCCTCGCCACCCTGACATTTCTTCTTGCCTGACTTCTCCCTGTTGCCTCTGACTTGGCACCATTTTTATCGCCCAGTTTGGCATTCAGTCTCCCCCGCCCTGCTGCGCTGGCAGCTACTTGCCCTCCGTTTAGAACAAAGTCCTCAACTCCACCCAGCCCGGTGGCCACGGCCTGCTGGGCTCCTGCTCTCCCACTGACCTCAGGACCCTGCCActtcctgtccccaccccagTGCCCGAGATGGGTAGGGGCTTGGGCTGCCGCCCCCATGCTGTTGGTCCTGGAGTGAATACTGGGTGGATACCCAGGGCTTCTTCCTGCCCCCCAGCAGCTCCTGGTCTCTTGGGTGGGAGAGCACCCCTGAGGCAGCCAGCTCAAAAGTGATCTGGACAGATGCTGGAAGCAGGGACAGAGGCAGCACCCACAGGAGCACAAGTGGGGCGCCCCTTGCTGAAAATGGTCAGGGTGTTGTGCTGAcatggatcctggtgtgtgcgaggCATGGGGGGCAGAGCCTGGCCTGGAGGGTTGGGCCACAGTGGCGATGACCAGAAAGGGCCGGAGAGCCCAGTGGCGAAAAGGCTTGGTTATTTTCAGGATGGATGGatatgggagggggaggggaggagttgtGGCAGAGGTTAGGGAGCCCAGCTGGGGCGGGGTGGGACAGGAGATGGAGGCGGAAGGGGAAAGGTACAACGGGCCTCAAAGCCAGCTTgcgggaggggaggaaggaggcacGGAGTCAAAAGCCACTTCCAGGCTTTCAGCCTGGGTGAGGTCATTGGCTAAAGGGACCCAGCCAGTGGGAGGGCAGGCCCTGGCTCCGGAAGCCCAAGCACCTCCGAGGTGTGTCCACAAGGGGGCGCGCACAGCCTGTTTTTGCATCGGTAGCTCGGTAGCTGTTTTCTGTCTTCAAGGCAAAGGTAAAGGAATTTTACAGGGTCCCAGAACCAATTGCACTGGAATTTAAAATGTCACACGTCACAGCGCTCATTTAATGTATTTTCACAGTCTTAAATGTTTTCAACGACTAGTGTGTCTTTCTCTGGAAACTGAAGCATTATGGAAGGGCTTCAAGATTGACATGGGAGAggtgcacacaggtgcacacatctGTGCACTCACAGATGCACCACTGTAGTGCTACAAGGTAGCCAGGAAGGAGGAAGGTGACTGGGGACATGAGCTGTGCCTGCAGTCTCCCAGGGAAGTGTGCTGTGGGCAGAGCCCAGGGGCAAGGACTGGGGGTGCTTCTGCAGTCACCCAGCTCTGTGCCTGCGCAGGGCTCTCACGTACAAGGTGCcaacctgtcctggttctcacgcacaCATGCCTCACTCCTAGGCAGACTGCCCAAGCCCTCTCTCAGCCCCCACCTGgtttcccccacacacacaccttccactGCCCAACGGGAAGGGAGGCTGTGGTCTCCTCACTATCACCGTTGTCTAGCACAGGACCCAGTGGATGGTGGTCAGTGGGTTGGAAGCCTGGGCCTCACGGAAGTCCATGGCTAGGGCCAACtttgtgggcatcccatatgggtgctggttcattatCCAGCTATTGCACTTCTGGCCCACATCCCTGCTGGtaacctgggaaaagtagcagatgatagcccaaaatgcttggaaccctgaaccctagtgggagacccagatgaactttAACAGGTCTTGGcctttgtggctatctggggagttgaactaatggttggaagatctctctttcaaataaatgaaaaaaagtttgttttactttcttttttttttaagatttgttttatttttattgcaaagtcagatatacagagaggaggagagacagagaggaagatcttccgtctgatgattcactccccaagtgactgcaatggccggtgcacgccgatccaaagccaaaagccaggaacttcctccaggtctcgtacacaggtgcagggtcccaaggctttgggccgtccttgactgctttctcaggccagaagaagggagctggatgggaagtggagctgccaggattagaaccggtgcccgtatgggatcctgacgtgttcaaggcgaagaccataaccgctaggccatgccaccaggcctgaaaaaaaaattttttaacatattttttcaagatttatttaaaaaaatttaaatggaaagtcagatatacagaaggaagagacagagaggaagatcttccatctgctgattcactccccaagtggccacaagggcctgagctgagctgatccaaacccaggagccaggggcttcttctggatctcccatgcagttgcagggtcccaaggctttggactgtcctcgactgctttcccaggccataagcagggagctagatgggaagtagagccaccaggattagaaccagcgcccatatgagatcccgggatgtgcaagatgaggactttaaccactaggctatcatgcgggccctgaaaaaaaatttttttttaaggggctTCCatggttggggtgggggaggtgacCCTTCGAAAGGTGACAGCGCATCCACCTGTCCCCAGCTCCTTCTCCTACATGGACAGCTATAATCACGACATCCGCTTCGACAACATCTACATCAGCACCTACTTCTGTCAGATCGACGAACGCAGGAAGAAACTGGTGGGTGGGCACAGCCCTGTCCTGCTCCCGTGGATGCCTAGCTGTGTGCCCTGTGCAGTCTGGCTGAGGTCCCCAGGAGGCCAGAGGGGATGGGATTAGAGGCTACCTCTTCCAGCATGGACACATTTCCCTCTAAGGGCAAACGGACTCTACTGCCGCTCCGTAAAGCCGAGGAGAAAACCGTCATCTTTCCCTGCAGGCCCACCATCCAGGGCTCTGAGATGGCCAACGTGGTGAGCAGGAGAGGGGGGAATGCCAGCGGGGGTGGGCAGGGGCAAGTGAAGGCCTGGGCTCTGCCCTGGAGTACCTGCCGAGCCCTCCTACTCCTCCCTAACCCGCCAACTCCTGCTCTCTGGGGCAGCTGAGAGAGCTCCTAGAGACACTGCcggtcctgctcctgctgctcctgctcttcGGGCTGGACTGGGCCCTCTACTCCATCTTCGACACCATCCGCCAACACTCCTTCCTGCAGTATTCCTTCCACAGTGAGCTGGGGCCGCCTCCAAGCTCTGGGCCGGAAAGACCTTCCCCACCCCTAGAACACCAGTACTGCTCCGCAACTCCCCCAGG
This window of the Ochotona princeps isolate mOchPri1 chromosome 2, mOchPri1.hap1, whole genome shotgun sequence genome carries:
- the DCST1 gene encoding E3 ubiquitin-protein ligase DCST1 isoform X2, yielding MDTDHAQKGAWRPRKKLPHTTMHRLLNWGLPGPCGRFLRRQPGEFPVTTFLLGAGTGGLLAVGLFQLLVNPVNIYEEEKMVILYSMVGLGAVGWGTSPHIRCASMLLVPKMLGKEGRLFVLGYALAAIYEGPVANLRHNLNEVVASLGCTVELQINNTRLAWRTSTAPLRAVFKDLLSSKNALRAETRNISTSFEELDAQVRGEDGYTAEEAAGTAEEASAPGSRARALPVSRLRLSTQQMYEMKTKLRCYNIVNKAILSCHGWFTQKHQQCLQRIQVPLLNHLLCLPMKFKFFCNIAKVMGVWCRSRIPVEGNFGQTYDSLNQSVRGLDHEFSADIDIKEEKQSGLLGLNMSWQHVSTEVRDYVERQEAQLEWALSLLHTLLSCAFLLVLHASFSYMDSYNHDIRFDNIYISTYFCQIDERRKKLGKRTLLPLRKAEEKTVIFPCRPTIQGSEMANVLRELLETLPVLLLLLLLFGLDWALYSIFDTIRQHSFLQYSFHSSHKLEVKVGGDSMLARLLRKTIGALNTSSEMKMESNNMPGEETGPVLLQRAIEKESGFHQAQASCHPEEGATAEGSGKSWWGAAPDLKSTGIQCRPRSPLSAPSHHPVP
- the DCST1 gene encoding E3 ubiquitin-protein ligase DCST1 isoform X3 — translated: MDTDHAQKGAWRPRKKLPHTTMHRLLNWGLPGPCGRFLRRQPGEFPVTTFLLGAGTGGLLAVGLFQLLVNPVNIYEEEKMVILYSMVGLGAVGWGTSPHIRCASMLLVPKMLGKEGRLFVLGYALAAIYEGPVANLRHNLNEVVASLGCTVELQINNTRLAWRTSTAPLRAVFKDLLSSKNALRAETRNISTSFEELDAQVRGEDGYTAEEAAGTAEEASAPGSRARALPVSRLRLSTQQMYEMKTKLRCYNIVNKAILSCHGWFTQKHQQCLQRIQVPLLNHLLCLPMKFKFFCNIAKVMGVWCRSRIPVEGNFGQTYDSLNQSVRGLDHEFSADIDIKEEKQSGLLGLNMSWQHVSTEVRDYVERQEAQLEWALSLLHTLLSCAFLLVLHASFSYMDSYNHDIRFDNIYISTYFCQIDERRKKLGKRTLLPLRKAEEKTVIFPCRPTIQGSEMANVLRELLETLPVLLLLLLLFGLDWALYSIFDTIRQHSFLQYSFHSSHKLEVKVGGDSMLARLLRKTIGALNTSSEMKMESNNMPCLPQPVCLDARAYWRAVLPTGLLACLCLAQAFAYRLRRVIAAFYFPKREKKRVLFFYNELLRKRAAFTKLRRAAILRRARQQRAPRHHVVDVLHRRCPLVRRWLRRRCVVCQAPETPESFVCPTRDCGTVYCLTCWDDMRQRCPVCTPPEELSSSAYSDSNDDTAYAE
- the DCST1 gene encoding E3 ubiquitin-protein ligase DCST1 isoform X1; protein product: MDTDHAQKGAWRPRKKLPHTTMHRLLNWGLPGPCGRFLRRQPGEFPVTTFLLGAGTGGLLAVGLFQLLVNPVNIYEEEKMVILYSMVGLGAVGWGTSPHIRCASMLLVPKMLGKEGRLFVLGYALAAIYEGPVANLRHNLNEVVASLGCTVELQINNTRLAWRTSTAPLRAVFKDLLSSKNALRAETRNISTSFEELDAQVRGEDGYTAEEAAGTAEEASAPGSRARALPVSRLRLSTQQMYEMKTKLRCYNIVNKAILSCHGWFTQKHQQCLQRIQVPLLNHLLCLPMKFKFFCNIAKVMGVWCRSRIPVEGNFGQTYDSLNQSVRGLDHEFSADIDIKEEKQSGLLGLNMSWQHVSTEVRDYVERQEAQLEWALSLLHTLLSCAFLLVLHASFSYMDSYNHDIRFDNIYISTYFCQIDERRKKLGKRTLLPLRKAEEKTVIFPCRPTIQGSEMANVLRELLETLPVLLLLLLLFGLDWALYSIFDTIRQHSFLQYSFHSSHKLEVKVGGDSMLARLLRKTIGALNTSSEMKMESNNMPHSLSPQREKKRVLFFYNELLRKRAAFTKLRRAAILRRARQQRAPASPGGAPPLTSSPLEYNADHGPLSPPPPIIQFLEVKVRFTSIIVQASAQLGGAWGPQGRQRNQL